From the genome of Latilactobacillus curvatus JCM 1096 = DSM 20019:
TGGCAAAAATCTTGGCAGCCGATGTTTTCCCTGTTCCACGTGGGCCTGTAAATAAATAAGCATGACTTGTTTGGTGCGTCATAATGGCATTTTTCAATGTTTGGGTCATTGTTTCTTGCCCAATCACGTCATCGAAACGCTGCGGGCGCCAAACCCGGTATAAAGCTTGATAGCTCATTTAATGACCTCCACCTTTGCAATTTAAAGTCCGATTCATTTAAAACTACTTGTTCCATTTTAGCATATTTTACCGTCAATTTTGATTGCGTTGCATGAAAAAAGACCCAACCGACAAAATTAATTGTCCGTTGGGTCTGGTTAATTTTCACAAAACTTAAGACACATGATAAAACAAACTTAGTGCTGCTTTCTTCCGAACCTGACACGATTCGTAGGCTCATCATTGTCTCAAGGCCTTTCGGCAATTCCTATTCTACCTGATTCAAGCATTAATTACCAGCCATTTTCTTTTTTTTACGGCGATTTTCGCGAATCTTTCTAAAAAAAGTCTGCAATAAACTCGCACATTCAGCTTCTCGCACCCCGCCAACCACTTCAGCTTGGTGATTGAACCGTTTGTCAGTTAATAAATTCATCAACGTGCCGGTCACACCAGCCTTAGGATCACTCGCGCCAAAATAAACTTTGGGAATCCGGCTATTGATAATCGCGCCTGCACACATTGGGCATGGTTCTAACGTGACATAAATCGCGGTATCTTCCAGACGCCAACTCTTTTCAACCATACAGGCTTCTTGAATCGCGAGAATTTCAGCATGTAACGTCGCATCTTGCGCGTGTTCGCGAATGTTATGCCCCCGTCCAATAATTTGTCCGTCTTTAACAATCACGGCGCCAATCGGTACCTCGCCAATGATGCGTGCTTGGTTAGCTTCATCGATGGCGGCTTGCATCCATTGATCGATCTCTTGTTGTGTTTCACTCACGCGTTAGTCGCCCCTTTATTTTACTTCTCAACTATTAAAACACAGTCGCGCTAGTCGAGCAATTAAAAATGGTGCCGACGGATTGTCGATACCATTTTTAATTGCTCCATAAGCCATCCTCTTCCGTTTAACTGCAAAATGAGCATTATGGCAAGGACTGCCATAATGCTCATTTCACTGTTAATGCTCAAAGCCTGACCAACTCGAGTCGCACTCTATAGTTTTTCTTTCACCTTTGTTGCGTAAGCCATTAGTGTTTGGCGCAAATCATCCATCATATCTGGTAGATTGTCTGCGTGTTCTCCGAGCTTATCTTTTAATTGGGTTAACCTGTCTGCCGCAGTCAACAAGTTATTCACATCCGCATCGGAGAGTTGATCGACCAACTCTAACGCCTTTTGATTACCATGTAATTTGTCTTTTACAAAACTTTTAACTGCTAATCGTTTGCGATAGCGCGATACTTTATCGATTACTGCCTTAGAACCGACAAAAGCGGTCGTTGCGCCAACTGCTGCAGTCACCCCTACGCCGATTAAAATTTTATATCTGGTTTTCATCGTATCAACCTCCTTGTACTTTAATCATAGTTTAGCACAATTCGCCTGAATTTACCGCTTTCAACCCCGGTCCTTACTTTAATTTAATACTTTGGAGAATGTAATACCCCTTATCCTTGTGAATAATTTGCACGTTGCCAAAAATGCTCATCATCGTTTTCTTCGCTGATGGGGCACCTTGTTTCTTTTGGATCACAACGTTCAATTCACCATCTGGTAATAAGTGATCATAGGCACCAGTCAAAATATTTTGCACCACATCTTTTCCCGCTCTGATTGGTGGGTTGGTGAAGATGGCGGCGTATTGATCCGTTACGTTTTGATATTCAGCTGATTCGAATACAGTAACGTTGGTAATCTGATTCAATTCACTGTTCTTACGTGCCAAATCCAATGCCCGTTCATTCACATCGACCATGTCGATTCGGCGCTCTGGTGCGAGCTTAGCAATCGTCATCCCGATTGGCCCGTATCCACACCCCATATCAAGCACTGGACCAGCTGGCGCTTCACTCAGATCGACCGCTGCTAGCAATGCCCGTGAACCGTAATCAACAGTGCTTTTAGAGAATACCCCGTTATCCGTTATAAATTTAAAATTAAAGCCGCGTAATTCAAACGTCCAT
Proteins encoded in this window:
- the tadA gene encoding tRNA adenosine(34) deaminase TadA; protein product: MSETQQEIDQWMQAAIDEANQARIIGEVPIGAVIVKDGQIIGRGHNIREHAQDATLHAEILAIQEACMVEKSWRLEDTAIYVTLEPCPMCAGAIINSRIPKVYFGASDPKAGVTGTLMNLLTDKRFNHQAEVVGGVREAECASLLQTFFRKIRENRRKKKKMAGN
- a CDS encoding class I SAM-dependent methyltransferase; amino-acid sequence: MTEYYYSKNPDVEHAERQWTFELRGFNFKFITDNGVFSKSTVDYGSRALLAAVDLSEAPAGPVLDMGCGYGPIGMTIAKLAPERRIDMVDVNERALDLARKNSELNQITNVTVFESAEYQNVTDQYAAIFTNPPIRAGKDVVQNILTGAYDHLLPDGELNVVIQKKQGAPSAKKTMMSIFGNVQIIHKDKGYYILQSIKLK